Proteins encoded in a region of the Candidatus Palauibacter australiensis genome:
- a CDS encoding FAD binding domain-containing protein, producing ERDPAHRLVSRPGHDTRLPDMLRLHPYEYHMPHALDEALSLLAVHGDDAMPIAGGTDLVPNMKHGLFTPGHLVALSRVREMHGIASSEEEIRIGAAETLTSVATHPDILARIPSLARAAELVSGPQLRRVGTIGGNVCLDTRCAYYNQTKFWRKALGYCLKKDGDLCHVVKGGTRCVAAHSADTPPVLAVLDAILEVADEDGTRDVPIRQFFTSDGIWNRSIGRSELVVAIRVPRPPAGTQVAFQKLRPRAAIDFPLANLAVRVGRDDDGRVSDFRLVVSAMGAYPRHVGKVEDAAMGNRLGPGVIEAVAEQAFRQCHPLSNITVDPEWRRAMIPVLVRRALNEIAAA from the coding sequence GAACGCGATCCGGCCCACAGGTTAGTGTCGCGTCCGGGACACGACACTAGGTTGCCGGACATGCTCAGGCTTCATCCGTACGAATACCACATGCCGCATGCGCTCGACGAGGCGCTGTCGTTGCTCGCCGTCCATGGTGACGATGCGATGCCCATCGCCGGCGGGACCGATCTCGTCCCCAACATGAAGCACGGGCTATTCACGCCCGGCCACCTCGTCGCCCTCAGCCGGGTCCGGGAGATGCACGGGATCGCCTCCAGCGAGGAGGAAATCCGCATCGGGGCGGCCGAGACGCTGACTTCGGTCGCGACCCACCCTGACATCCTCGCGCGGATCCCGAGCTTGGCGCGCGCCGCCGAACTCGTGTCGGGTCCGCAGCTACGGCGCGTGGGCACCATCGGCGGCAACGTCTGCCTCGATACGCGGTGCGCCTACTACAACCAGACGAAGTTCTGGCGGAAGGCGCTCGGCTACTGTCTGAAGAAGGACGGCGACCTCTGCCACGTCGTGAAGGGCGGCACCCGCTGCGTCGCGGCGCACTCGGCGGACACTCCGCCCGTGCTCGCGGTGCTCGATGCGATCCTCGAGGTCGCGGACGAGGACGGGACGCGCGACGTACCGATACGGCAATTCTTCACATCCGACGGAATCTGGAACCGATCCATCGGGAGAAGCGAACTCGTCGTCGCGATCCGGGTTCCGCGGCCGCCCGCGGGTACGCAGGTTGCGTTTCAGAAACTCCGGCCGCGCGCCGCGATCGATTTCCCGCTGGCCAACCTAGCGGTGCGCGTCGGGCGCGACGACGACGGCCGCGTGTCCGACTTTCGCCTCGTCGTCTCAGCGATGGGCGCCTATCCCCGCCACGTGGGCAAAGTCGAGGATGCCGCCATGGGGAACCGTCTCGGTCCCGGCGTGATCGAGGCCGTGGCCGAGCAGGCGTTCCGCCAGTGTCACCCGCTCTCCAACATCACGGTCGATCCGGAATGGCGCCGCGCCATGATCCCCGTCCTCGTCCGCCGCGCCCTCAACGAAATCGCCGCCGCCTGA